A single genomic interval of Opisthocomus hoazin isolate bOpiHoa1 chromosome 33, bOpiHoa1.hap1, whole genome shotgun sequence harbors:
- the LOC104327281 gene encoding E3 ubiquitin-protein ligase TRIM39: MQEENEFLQAQQHKVDFTLDADTAHPRLELSKDGKSMKDSGTIRKVPSNEKRFDSHIFVLAKEGVTSGKHYWEVDVGKRRSWALGVAQESVTRKGTLTLSPKNGFWVIGFADGREYWAYTDPWTRLSVSGKLQRIGIFLHISAKQLSFYNIYKKTILYTFTLGGDSSQKEKLFPFFSTGPATTNPDDDPLRIALMFDQDDE, encoded by the exons ATGCAAGAAGAGAATG AATTTCTGCAGGCACAACAACACAAAG TTGATTTCACCCTGGATGCTGACACGGCTCACCCCAGACTGGAACTATCTAAAGATGGGAAGAGCATGAAAGATTCTGGCACCATCAGAAAGGTGCCCAGCAATGAGAAGAGATTTGATTCCCACATTTTTGTGCTGGCAAAGGAAGGAGTCACATCTGGGAAACACTACTGGGAAGTGGATGTTGGAAAGAGAAGAAGCTGGGCCTTGGGTGTTGCCCAGGAATCTGTCACTCGCAAAGGGACATTGACGCTGTCCCCTAAGAATGGCTTCTGGGTCATAGGATTTGCAGATGGGAGAGAGTATTGGGCCTACACAGATCCTTGGACCCGCCTGAGTGTGAGTGGGAAGCTGCAAAGGATTGGGATCTTCCTGCACATCTCAGCCAAGCAGCTGTCATTTTACAACATCTATAAGAAAACAATTCTGTACACTTTCACCTTGGGAGGTgacagcagccagaaagagaagctttttcctttcttctccacaggtcctgctaCTACCAACCCTGATGATGACCCTCTAAGAATAGCGCTGATGTTTGATCAGGATGATGAGTGA